In the genome of Lysobacter sp. BMK333-48F3, the window ATCGCCCTGGCCTGGCGGCGTTTGCGCGATTGGCCGACGGAGCTGTGAGCATGACGCTGCGACTGTGGAGCTGGACCCTGGGCTGCGGCTTGCTCGCCTGCAGCGTCGAAGCCGGCGCGCAACGCGCCGGCGACAACGCGGTGACCGCGGCCGAGGACGCGTTCGGCGCCACCCTCGGCAACGAGAGCATCGGCCTGTACAGCAGCAAGCAGGTGCGCGGCTTCTCGCCGGTCGACGCCGGCAACGTGCGCATGGACGGGGTGTACTTCGACCGCCAGGGCACGGTGCCGCCGGCGCTGGTCGAAGGCTCGACCATCCGGGTCGGCCTGTCGGCGCTGAGCTATCCGTTTCCGGCCCCGACCGGAATCGTCGACTACCGGCTCAAGAAAGCCGGCGACGAACGGGTGATCAGCGCGCTCGGCGCACTCAACGCCTACGGCGCGCCGGCGCTGGAGCTGGACGCGCGCTTGCCGATCGTGCCCGGGCGCCTGGGGCTGGCCGCCGGGATCGCGGTCGCCCGCGAGGAGTACTACGACGGCGCCGACGCGCGCTATCTGCGCGCCGGCCTGGTGCCGCGCTGGCGGCCGAGCGACGACGTCGAGATCCTGCCGTTCTGGAGCATCTCGCGCGGCCGCGACGAAGAGGTCGCGCCGACCATCCTGACCTCCGGCAATCATCTGCCGCCGCGGATCGAGCGCCGCCGCCACTTCGGCCAGAGCTGGTCCGACAACGAATACGACAGCCGCAACTACGGCGTGCTCGGCAAGGCCCGCTTCGGCCGCGACTGGGCCTTGTCCGGCGGCGTATTCCGCTCGATCAACCACCAGCCCAGCGGCTTCGCCGAACTGTTCGTCGGCACCACGCCAGACGGCCGAACTCGCGAGAAGGTGATCGCCGATCCGCGCCAGCGCTACGCCAGCAGCAGCGGCGAACTGCGCCTGAGCCGCAGCTTCGCCGACGGTCCGCGTCTGCACGTGCTGCATGCGGCGGTACGCGCGCGCCGGTTGCACAACGAATACGGCGGCTCGGCCCCGGCGCTGGACCTGGGCGAGCGCAGGCTCGGCGAAGCGCAGCCGGTGCCGCGGCCGTCAGCGTTCGCGTTCGGCCCGCGCAGCCACGACCGGGTCCGGCAGTGGACCGCGGGCCTGGCCTACGAGGGCCGCTGGCGCGAGGTCGGCGAACTCAACCTGGGCCTGCAGCGCAGCCACTACGAGAAAACCATCGACCAGCCCGGACTGCCGCGCACCGCCAGCCGCGACGATCCCTGGCTGCCGAGCGCGAGCGCGGCGGTGTACCTGAGTCCGCGCCTGGCCGTATACGCCGGCCACACCCGCGGCCTGGAGGAAAGCGGCATCGCCCCGGACGACGCGGCCAACCGCAACCAGGCGCTGGAGGCGATCCGCACCCGCCAGAGCGATGCCGGGCTGCGCTGGAAATTCGGCGACGGCCTGAGCCTGGTCGCCGGCGCTTTCGACGTGCGCAAGCCTTACTTCACCACCGACGAGCGCAACGTGTTCGGCGCGGTCGGCGAAGTCCGCCATCGCGGGGTCGAGCTGAGCCTGAGCGGGCGGCCTTCGGATCGCTGGAGCGTGGTCGCCGGCGCGGTGCTGATGCGGCCGCGGGTGAGCGGCGAAGCGATGCGCTTGGGGCGGGTCGGCGAGCGTCCGATCGGCCAGGCCGAACGCATGCTGCGCACCGACCTGGAGTACCGCCCGGCGTGGCGGCCGGGGCTGTCGTTCGATCTGGCGATGAGCCACTACGGCGAGCGCGTGGTCTCGCGCGACGGCGTCAATCGTGTGCCGGCGTACACCTTGGTCGATCTCGGCGCGCGCTACCGGTTCCGCCTCGGCGACGCGCCGGCCAGCCTGCGCCTGCTGGTCGCCAACGTGGCCGACACCTACACCTGGAACATCTACGGCCACAACAGTTTCGGCTTGACCGACGGTCGCCGCTTCAGCGCGCAACTGACGGTCGATTTCGGCGGTTGAACCTTCTGACGGGAGACGCGGCGATGCTGCGGCAGGAGCGAACGGCGACACGGAGTGCGGGCGGCCGCGATGCGGCCGAGGCGGCGGCGAGGGGGCCGGGCGGTTCGTCGCCCCGCCGGACCATCCACAGCGGAGTCTGCCACGGCACGCTCGGCGAACTGCTGCAGGGGCCGTGCGAGCACGAGGGGGATCTGCAGATCGGCATCATTTCGCTGCCGGTGCGGCGCTACAGCTGGATTCATTTCGACCCCGGCGGCGAGGGCGACATCGACGCCGACCTGGCCGGCAAGGACAAATGCCGGCGCGCGATCGAGCTGTACCTGCACCAGCACGGGCGGCGCCTGCCGCCGGGGCGCTGGAGCCACGATTCGGAACTGCCGCTGGGCAAGGGCATGGCCAGTTCGACCGCCGACATCGTCGCCACCATCCGCTGCCTGGACCGGATCTTCGGCCTGGACACGCCGGCGCCGGCGATCTCGGCCCTGCTGCGCGGCATCGAGCGCTCCGACAGCGTGTTCCTGGAAACCCATGCGCTGTATCTCAGCGGCCGCCAGCAGGTGCTGCACACCTTCGACGCGCCGCTGCGCCTGCATGCCTGCTACATCGACGAGGGCGGCACGGTGGAGACCGAGAAACTGGCCGAGCCGCTGCTGAGCCACTATCGGCGGCAGTTGCCAGCCTATCGCGACAACCTGCGCCGGGCGCTGGATGCGTTCGCCGCCCACGATGTCGCCGCGATCTGCGCCTGCGCCACGCGCAGCGCCGAGCTGGCCCAGGGCGTCACCCCCAAGCGCCATCTGCACGATCTGCTGCAGCACCGGCTCGAGTTCGGCGCCGACGGCGTACTGGTCGCGCACACCGGCAGCCTGATCGGCTATCTGTACGCGCAACGCCCCGACGCGCTGCGGATGGGCGCGCTGTCCTCGTTCTTCCGCGGTCTGGGCCATGCCTGCCGCTTCATCGAGACGGGTGTGCGATGAGCGTGCACGCCCACATCGCCGATGCGATCAAGGCGCCGGACCTGATCCGGCTGGAGCGCAATCTCTACGTCGCCCGCTTCGAGACCATGAAGGTCTATTCGACCCTGGCCGCGGTGCAGGGGCTGCTCGACAGCGGCCGGATCGGTGCGGATGCGACCCTGATCGACAGCTCCAGCGGCATCTACGCCTACGCCCTGGCGCTGGCCTGCCACAAGTTCGGCCTGAAGTGCCACATCGTCGGCTCCAAGACCGTCGACCGCACCCTGATGCTGCAGCTGCGCATCCTCGGCGCGACGGTCGAACAGGTCGAGCCGCAGCCGACCCTGAAGCTGGACCAGAGCCTGCGCGTGGCGCGGATCCGCGAGCTGCTCGCCGCCGATCCCAGCCTGCACTGGATGCAGCAGTATCACGACGATATCCATTATGACGGCTACGCGCCGGTCGCGGCGCAGATCGTCGCCGGCCTCGGGCCGGCGACGCTGAGCGTGGTCGGCGGGGTCGGCTCGGGCTGTTCCACCGGCGGCCTGGCGCGCGCGCTGCGCGCCGCCGAGCCGCAGACGCAGCTGATCGGCGTGCAGCCGTTCGGCAGCATGACCTTCGGCTGCCAGCACATCGAGGACCCCGGCATCATCATCGCCGGCATCGGCAGCTCGATCCCGTTCCGCAACGTCCGCCATGCCTTGTACGACCAGGTGCACTGGGTCTCGTTCGATTACGGCCTGTCGGGCGCGGTCGCCCTGCTGCGCGAACACGCCGTATTCGCCGGCCTGTCCAGCGGCTGCTGCTACCTGGTCGCGCGCCACCTGGCGCGGCGCGAGCCGCAGCGCAACGTGCTGTTCCTCGCCGCCGACACCGGCCACCGCTACGTCGAGGGCGTGTTCGCCGAGCACGAACGCGCGCTCGAACCCGACGCGCTGGCGCCGACCGCGATCGAGTCGCTGGAGCAACTGCGCCTGCCCTGGTCGGCGATGGCCTGGAACCGCGCCGAGTACGAGCCCGTTGCGTCGAGCCCGGCGCCGGCCGAGCCGGCGCTGGCCGTCTGACGCGCACCCCCAACCCTTACCTCCAGGAGACCTGCGATGGCGCACCTGTTGATGATCGAAAGCTGGGTCGGCGGCACCGGGCGGATCTTTCCGCCGGCGATCGCCCGGCTCGGCCACCGCTACACCTTCGTCACCCGCAACCGCGACCACTATCGCGACACCCGCTCGCGCGAGATCCATCCGGTGATCGAGCACGCCGAGCACGTGCTCAGCGCCGAGACCAACGATGTGCAGGCGCTGATCGAATTCCTGCGCGCCCAACACGCGATCCTGAAGTTCGACGGCGTGGTCACCATCTGCGACTACTACATCGACACCGTGGCCCAGGTGGCGCAGGCGCTGGGCCTGCCGCAGGCGTTCTCGGCCAACGTGGTCGAGGAGCGGCGCAAGGACCGGGTGCGCGAGGCGATCGAGCGCGCCGGGCTGCCGAATCCGAAGTTCGCCGTCACCGCGTCCTGGGACGAGTGTCGGCGCGAGGCGCAGCGGATCGGCTACCCGCTGATCGTCAAGCCCACCGACCTGGCCTCCAGCGCCTTCGTCCGCCTGGTCCGCGACGAAGAGGAGCTGTGCGCGGCGTTCGACGCGCTGGAACAGTTCCCGCGCAACTTCCGCGACCAGGCGCGGGTGCCGCTGCTGCTGCTGGAGGAGTACCTGCACGGCGAGGAAGTCAGCGTCGAGGCCTGCACCTACCGCGGTACCACCACGGTGATCGGAATCACCGACAAGAGCCTGACCGGCTTTCCCTATTTCGTCGAAGACGGGCATATGTTCCCGGCCCGGCTCGATCCGACCCAGGCGCGCGCCGTCGAGGACCTGGTGCGCGGCGCGCTGGCCGCGGTCGGCCACGACCACGGCCTCAGCCATACCGAGGTCAAGCTGACCGCGCAGGGGCCGCGCATCGTCGAGATCAATCCGCGCCCGGGCGGCAACTACATCGCCGAACTGATCCAGCGGGTGACCGGCATCGACCTGCTCGATGCGCAGATCGAGCTGGCCCTGGGCCGCGAGCCCGATCTGCATCGGCGCGACACCGGCGTGGCCAGCGCAGCGATCAAGTTCCTGGTGCCGCCGCGCGCCGGCAAGGTCGCGGCCCTGGACGGCAGCGCCGGGCTCGACGCCGACCCGAACATCGAGCGTTGGAGCCTGGTCGCGGTGGCCGGCACCGAAGTCGCCGCGCCGGTCGACAACGCCTGCTACCTCGGCCACGTGATCGCCAGCGACCGCGACGGCCTGCAGGCGCGCGCCTACGCCGAGCGCGCGCTGTCGCGCCTGGCCCTGACCTATGCCGATTCGGCTTCCAGTTCCGCCGCCTGAGGATCCGCCATGTCCATCGCTTCGACTATCGCACCGGCCGACGTCGCCGAACTCACCCAGGCCGTGCTGCGCGGCGACTACGGCCCCGATCCGGCCGGCCTGCACGCGGTCGGCGCGTTCTGGGTGCGGCAGAGCACCCAGTTCCCCGGCACCGACACCAAGTACCGCAACCACTATCTGGTGCTGCGGGTCGAATCGGCGTTCGGCGGCTGCTGCGTCGAACGCGACCAACTCGATCCGGCGGTGGCCGAGGAACTGTCCGGCCGCGCGGTCGCCGAACTGCTGCGCGATCCGCGCACGCCGGTGCGGATCGCCGCGCTCGACGCCTACCTGGCCCTGGTCCGGCCGCATCGCGAACAGGCCGGGGCCGAGCCGCGCCTGCTGCCGCACGGCACCCCGCTGCAGCGCGCGCAGGCGCGCGACGCGGCGATCGCCAGCCTGCTGCGGATCGCGCCGGGCATGCGGGTCGGCCTGATCGGCGTGGTCAATCCCCTGGTCGAGGCGATCCGCGCCCACGGCGGCGTGTGCCTGCCTTGCGACTTCAATCTGGAACGCACCGCCGACGGCACCGAAGTCGCGCGCGACATGCACCCGGTGCTGGCCGCGGCCGATCTGGTCATCGCCACCGGCATGACCCTGAGCAACGGCTCCTTCGACCAGATCCTGACCACCTTGCGCGCGCGCGGCGTGCCGCTGGTGGTCTACGCCCAGACCGGCAGCGCGATCGTGCCCTGCTTCCTCGGCCGCGGCGTGGCCGCGGTGTCGGCCGAGCCGTTCCCGTTCTCGCAGTTCAGCGCCGACCCGACCCCGATCCATCTGTACCGCGCGGCCGACATCGAGCGCGGCGATGCGCGCGCGGCCTGAGGCGCGGCGATGAGCGCGCTCGACGCCGCCGCGGCGCCGCTGCCGGCCAGCGAGGCCGAGCGCCGGCGCGGCCTCAACGGGCTGCTGGTCTACACCTTCTTCATGGTGACCGGCTTCGCCATGCTGATGCCGCTGGTCGCGGTGCATTTCGTCGACCGGCTCGGCCTGGCCGCGGCCGCGGTCGGCGCGGCGCTGGCGCTGCGCCAGGTCGCGCAGCAGGGCTTGGCCCTGATCGGCGGCGTGCTCGCCGACCGCTACGGCGCGCGGCGGATGATCTGCCTGGGCGTGCTGCTGCGCGCGCTGGGCTTCGCCAGCCTGGCCTATGCCACGCAATTGCGCTGGCTGATGCTGGCGATGCTGCTGGCCGCGCTCGGCGGCGCCTTGTTCGAGGCGCCGTACCAGGCCTCGATCGCCGCGCTCACCGACGAGCGCAGCCGGCCGCGCTATTACGCGCTCAGCAACTGGATCGGCGGCGCCGCGACCACGCTCGGCCCGCTGCTCGGCGTGGCCCTGCTGCGCTACGACTTCGCCCTGGTCTGTCTCAGCGCCGCGGCCTGCTTCGCCGCCAATTTCGTCATCGCCGCGCGCCTGCTGCCGCGGGTGCCGGCGCCGGCGCGGCCGCCGCCGCTGCGCGACGGCCTGCAACGGGTGTGGCGCAACCGGCCGTTCCTGATTCTGGTCGGGCTGCTGATGCTGTACTGGTTCGTCGCGGTGCAGATCAACCTGAGCCTGCCGTTGCTGGCGCAGCGCCTGACCGGCAGCGCCGACAGCGTCGGGGTGATGTTCGCGCTCAGCGCCGGGCTGACCCTGGCTCTGCAGTACGTCCTGGTGCGCTGGCTGCAGCGCTGGCTCAGCAGCGCGCAGATGCTGGTGCTGGGCACGACGCTGATGGCGCTGGCGATCGGCGCCTTCGCCCTGGTCGGCAGCTTCGCCGCGTTCCTGGCCTGCGTGGCCGCGTTCGCGATCGGCGCGGTGCTGACCCGGCCCAGCCAGCAGACCTTGATCGCCGACCTGGCCGACCCGCAGGCGCTGGGCAGCTTTCTCGGCGTCAGCTCGTTGAGCCTGGCGGTCGGCGGCGGGCTCGGCAGCCTGGCCGGCGGCGGCCTGCTCGACCTGGCCGCGGCGCTGCGCCTGCCGTGGCTGCCGTGGGCGACGTTCTGCGCGGTCGGTCTGCTCGGCGCGCTCGGCCTGGCCTGGGCTACGCGCGGTGCGGCGCGCGCCCCGGCGACCTCTCCCTGAGTGGACTTGCTCCCCCGGCGCGATCCGACGCCCGGGGGAGTCTTTTTCGTCCGTCCGCCCGGCGCGCTCAGGCGCCGCCGTCGAAACCGTGCTGGCGCCAGGCTTCGAACACCACCACCGCGACCGAGTTGGACAGGTTCAGGCTGCGGTTGTCCGGCCGCATCGGCAGGCGCAGGCGATGTTCGGCCGGGATGCGCTCGAGCACGTCTTCGGGCAGGCCGCGGGTTTCCGGGCCGAACAAAAACGCATCGCCGGGCGCATAGGCGACGCGGTCGTAGCGCACCTGGCTGCGCGTGCTCAACGCGAACAGCCGCGGCGGCGCGATCGCCTGCAGCGCCGCGTGCAGGCTTTCGTGCACCTGCAGGCGGGCGTATTCGTGATAGTCCAGCCCGGCGCGGCGCAGCTGCTTGTCTTCCAGGCTGAAGCCCAGCGGCGCGACCAGGTGCAGGCGCGCGCCGGTGTTCGCGCAGAGGCGAATCACATTGCCGGTGTTGGGCGGAATCTCGGGCTGGTACAGGATGACCTCGAACATGCCGCCATTATGCGGCGCGCAACGCAGCGGCGCGGCATCCCCCCCTGTGACCGCCGGCCCATGCCGCTGCGGCCGCTTCGGCCTAGGATGCGGCTTTCGTCCGCGCACGGACGCCCGCCCGGAGCCCGCCCATGTCCTCGTCCCCGACCCGATCCCTGCCGCGCGCCGCCGCGCTCGCCCTGGCCCTGGGCGCCGCGCTCGCCGGCGCGGTGTGCGCCCCGGCCCTGGCCGCGCCGCGCGCCGAAGTCTCGATTCCCTACCAGGAATTCACCCTGCCCAACGGTCTGCGGGTGATCGTGCACACCGACCGCAAGGCGCCGATCGTCGCGGTCAACGTCTGGTACCACGTCGGCAGCAAGAACGAGCAGCCCGGCCGCACCGGCTTCGCCCACCTGTTCGAACACCTGATGTTCCAGGGCTCGGAGAACCACAAGGGCGAGTTCTTCGCTCCGTTCGAACTGGTCGGGGTGACCGACCAGAACGGCACCACCAACGTCGACCGCACCAACTATTTCCAGAACGTGCCGACCACCGCGCTGGACATGGCGCTGTGGATGGAGTCCGACCGCATGGGCCACCTGCTCGGCGCGATCGACCAGAAGACCCTGGACGAGCAGCGCGGCGTGGTCCAGAACGAAAAGCGCCAGGGCGAAAACCAGCCCTACGGCCGCCGCATCAGCGCCAAGCTCTACGAGGCGCTGTACCCGGCCGATCATCCCTACAGCTGGCAGACCATCGGCTCGATGGCCGACCTCGACGCCGCCTCGCTGGACGACGTAAAGACCTGGTTCCGCAGCTGGTACGGCCCCAACAACGCGGTGCTGGTGCTGGCCGGCGACATCGACCTGGCCACCGCCAAGGAAAAGGCGCTGCGTTATTTCGGCGACATCCCCGCCAGCGCCACGGTGCCGAAGATGGCCGCGCGCGTGCCCAAGCGCAGCCGCGACACCGAGGAGGTGGTGCCCGACCGGGTGCCGCAGGCGCGCGTCTACCGCGCCTGGCCGGTGGCCCAGTTCGGCGCCCGCGACGGCGCCGACCTGGAACTGTTCGCGCAGATCCTCGGCGGCAGCGCGGCTTCGCGCCTGGACGCGCGCCTGGTCCATCGCGACCGCATCGCCGACAGCGCCAGCGTGTCGATCAACGACGCCGAGATCAGCGGCACCCTGGTGGTGGTCGCCAACGTTAAGCAGGGCGTGGACCCGGGCAAGGTGCGCGCGGCGATCGACGAAGAGATCCGCCGCCTGATCGAGCAGGGCCCGACCGCGCAGGAACTGGAACAGGCGCAGACCTCGCTGCGCGCCGACTTCGTCCGCGGCATCGAGCGCATCGGCGGCTTCGGCGGCAAGTCCGACGTACTGGCGCGTTGCGCGGTGTTCGCCGGCAAGCCCGACTGCTTCGGCGAGGACCTGGCGCGGATCGCCGCGGCGACCCCGGCCAGCGTTCAGGCCGCCGGCCGCACCTGGCTCGGGGTCGGCTCGCACACCCTGCTGGTGCAACCCGGCGACAAGCCGGCCTCGTCGCTGCCGGAAACCGCGCGCGCCGCGCCGGCGACCCGGCCCGCCGCGATTCCGGCCGCCGACCCGCGCTACAAGACCGTCGCTTCCGACGTCGAGCGCAGCGCCGGCGTGCCCAAGACCGAGCGCTTCCCCGAGCTGCGCTTTCCCGCGCCGCAGCGCGCCCAGTTGAGCAACGGCACCGAGGTGGTGTTGATCGAACGCCGCCAGACTCCGGTGGTGCAGTTGTGGATGGAGTTCCCGGGCGGCTTCAGCGCCGACCTCGGCCACCCGGTCGGCACCGCCAGCTTCGCCATGGCCATGCTCGACGAGGGCGCCGGCGAGTACGGCGCGCTGGCGCTGTCGGCACGCAAGGAAGCGCTGGGCGTGGAACTGTCCTCCAGCGCCAGCCTGGACAGCGCCAACGTCGCCATGTCGGCGCTGACCGACAAGCTGGACGACTCGCTGGACCTGTTCGCCGACGTGATCCGCCGCCCGCGCTTCGAGGACGGCGAGATCGAGCGCGTGCGCGCGCAGTGGCTGGCCGGGATCAAGCAGGAGAAGGCGCGGCCGCAAACC includes:
- a CDS encoding TonB-dependent receptor translates to MTLRLWSWTLGCGLLACSVEAGAQRAGDNAVTAAEDAFGATLGNESIGLYSSKQVRGFSPVDAGNVRMDGVYFDRQGTVPPALVEGSTIRVGLSALSYPFPAPTGIVDYRLKKAGDERVISALGALNAYGAPALELDARLPIVPGRLGLAAGIAVAREEYYDGADARYLRAGLVPRWRPSDDVEILPFWSISRGRDEEVAPTILTSGNHLPPRIERRRHFGQSWSDNEYDSRNYGVLGKARFGRDWALSGGVFRSINHQPSGFAELFVGTTPDGRTREKVIADPRQRYASSSGELRLSRSFADGPRLHVLHAAVRARRLHNEYGGSAPALDLGERRLGEAQPVPRPSAFAFGPRSHDRVRQWTAGLAYEGRWREVGELNLGLQRSHYEKTIDQPGLPRTASRDDPWLPSASAAVYLSPRLAVYAGHTRGLEESGIAPDDAANRNQALEAIRTRQSDAGLRWKFGDGLSLVAGAFDVRKPYFTTDERNVFGAVGEVRHRGVELSLSGRPSDRWSVVAGAVLMRPRVSGEAMRLGRVGERPIGQAERMLRTDLEYRPAWRPGLSFDLAMSHYGERVVSRDGVNRVPAYTLVDLGARYRFRLGDAPASLRLLVANVADTYTWNIYGHNSFGLTDGRRFSAQLTVDFGG
- a CDS encoding pyridoxal-phosphate dependent enzyme: MSVHAHIADAIKAPDLIRLERNLYVARFETMKVYSTLAAVQGLLDSGRIGADATLIDSSSGIYAYALALACHKFGLKCHIVGSKTVDRTLMLQLRILGATVEQVEPQPTLKLDQSLRVARIRELLAADPSLHWMQQYHDDIHYDGYAPVAAQIVAGLGPATLSVVGGVGSGCSTGGLARALRAAEPQTQLIGVQPFGSMTFGCQHIEDPGIIIAGIGSSIPFRNVRHALYDQVHWVSFDYGLSGAVALLREHAVFAGLSSGCCYLVARHLARREPQRNVLFLAADTGHRYVEGVFAEHERALEPDALAPTAIESLEQLRLPWSAMAWNRAEYEPVASSPAPAEPALAV
- a CDS encoding ATP-grasp domain-containing protein, translated to MAHLLMIESWVGGTGRIFPPAIARLGHRYTFVTRNRDHYRDTRSREIHPVIEHAEHVLSAETNDVQALIEFLRAQHAILKFDGVVTICDYYIDTVAQVAQALGLPQAFSANVVEERRKDRVREAIERAGLPNPKFAVTASWDECRREAQRIGYPLIVKPTDLASSAFVRLVRDEEELCAAFDALEQFPRNFRDQARVPLLLLEEYLHGEEVSVEACTYRGTTTVIGITDKSLTGFPYFVEDGHMFPARLDPTQARAVEDLVRGALAAVGHDHGLSHTEVKLTAQGPRIVEINPRPGGNYIAELIQRVTGIDLLDAQIELALGREPDLHRRDTGVASAAIKFLVPPRAGKVAALDGSAGLDADPNIERWSLVAVAGTEVAAPVDNACYLGHVIASDRDGLQARAYAERALSRLALTYADSASSSAA
- a CDS encoding DUF364 domain-containing protein — its product is MSIASTIAPADVAELTQAVLRGDYGPDPAGLHAVGAFWVRQSTQFPGTDTKYRNHYLVLRVESAFGGCCVERDQLDPAVAEELSGRAVAELLRDPRTPVRIAALDAYLALVRPHREQAGAEPRLLPHGTPLQRAQARDAAIASLLRIAPGMRVGLIGVVNPLVEAIRAHGGVCLPCDFNLERTADGTEVARDMHPVLAAADLVIATGMTLSNGSFDQILTTLRARGVPLVVYAQTGSAIVPCFLGRGVAAVSAEPFPFSQFSADPTPIHLYRAADIERGDARAA
- a CDS encoding MFS transporter, which gives rise to MSALDAAAAPLPASEAERRRGLNGLLVYTFFMVTGFAMLMPLVAVHFVDRLGLAAAAVGAALALRQVAQQGLALIGGVLADRYGARRMICLGVLLRALGFASLAYATQLRWLMLAMLLAALGGALFEAPYQASIAALTDERSRPRYYALSNWIGGAATTLGPLLGVALLRYDFALVCLSAAACFAANFVIAARLLPRVPAPARPPPLRDGLQRVWRNRPFLILVGLLMLYWFVAVQINLSLPLLAQRLTGSADSVGVMFALSAGLTLALQYVLVRWLQRWLSSAQMLVLGTTLMALAIGAFALVGSFAAFLACVAAFAIGAVLTRPSQQTLIADLADPQALGSFLGVSSLSLAVGGGLGSLAGGGLLDLAAALRLPWLPWATFCAVGLLGALGLAWATRGAARAPATSP
- a CDS encoding tRNA (cytidine(34)-2'-O)-methyltransferase, with the protein product MFEVILYQPEIPPNTGNVIRLCANTGARLHLVAPLGFSLEDKQLRRAGLDYHEYARLQVHESLHAALQAIAPPRLFALSTRSQVRYDRVAYAPGDAFLFGPETRGLPEDVLERIPAEHRLRLPMRPDNRSLNLSNSVAVVVFEAWRQHGFDGGA
- a CDS encoding pitrilysin family protein codes for the protein MSSSPTRSLPRAAALALALGAALAGAVCAPALAAPRAEVSIPYQEFTLPNGLRVIVHTDRKAPIVAVNVWYHVGSKNEQPGRTGFAHLFEHLMFQGSENHKGEFFAPFELVGVTDQNGTTNVDRTNYFQNVPTTALDMALWMESDRMGHLLGAIDQKTLDEQRGVVQNEKRQGENQPYGRRISAKLYEALYPADHPYSWQTIGSMADLDAASLDDVKTWFRSWYGPNNAVLVLAGDIDLATAKEKALRYFGDIPASATVPKMAARVPKRSRDTEEVVPDRVPQARVYRAWPVAQFGARDGADLELFAQILGGSAASRLDARLVHRDRIADSASVSINDAEISGTLVVVANVKQGVDPGKVRAAIDEEIRRLIEQGPTAQELEQAQTSLRADFVRGIERIGGFGGKSDVLARCAVFAGKPDCFGEDLARIAAATPASVQAAGRTWLGVGSHTLLVQPGDKPASSLPETARAAPATRPAAIPAADPRYKTVASDVERSAGVPKTERFPELRFPAPQRAQLSNGTEVVLIERRQTPVVQLWMEFPGGFSADLGHPVGTASFAMAMLDEGAGEYGALALSARKEALGVELSSSASLDSANVAMSALTDKLDDSLDLFADVIRRPRFEDGEIERVRAQWLAGIKQEKARPQTAALRVLPPLLYGAGHAYAIPFTGTGTEASIAGLKREELIAFHRDWLRPDRARLFVVGDTSLEQIVPQLERRFGDWKPGADAPALPALSAVARPAAPRVFLVDQPGAIQSNIYVGELIPPTGDAGTIDFDFANGVLGGEFSSRLNMNLREDKHWAYGSYSGSGNAKGQRPWIAQAAVQSDKTVESLAELKREIASFADGSAPVTQAEVAKIRAANTLSLPGAYETNDALMAQISADQRYGRPADYILKYKARNEAMTPALAQAAARALDPAALTWVVVGDLSKIEQPIRGLKLGEVKVIDHDGKPVR